In Equus quagga isolate Etosha38 chromosome 14, UCLA_HA_Equagga_1.0, whole genome shotgun sequence, one DNA window encodes the following:
- the C14H11orf42 gene encoding uncharacterized protein C11orf42 homolog — protein MLVGTPHLLTLDEADATWTLIKDKVIEERFGSNVVAVPFLSDAACYDLLGVLVKQSRPAHSRLALPGRQGRRALQPVGPLPNLLEQAGSEGAFAHCTREYSPNGRAEIAYEEMRLLDGQPCRIRLHMGGLRKRVAFLLLPPGQVSLQQTLPWLRSTHSIYVIYQVFCCSWLQLGVLPTAHETQLLRLQRSLPVAFSCLKFSLKPKGVLGPQKPLTKDPLPHGAKWVRPNLSIMPSLAPSAPTDTLEAADVPLPVPAPPTPPPQEGPEGRPTRCSYKGRNPFRRGPQMLSENWLFSPRSPPPGVQGGGPGDPDRHSMSLPLLQGLSSEFDSDD, from the exons ATGTTGGTTGGTACCCCCCACCTGCTGACACTGGATGAAGCTGATGCCACCTGGACCCTCATCAAGGATAAG GTTATCGAAGAACGCTTCGGGTCCAATGTAGTGGCAGTACCTTTCCTGTCGGATGCAGCCTGCTATGACCTATTGGGTGTGCTAGTGAAGCAGTCCCGCCCAGCCCACTCCCGCCTGGCTTTGCCAGGTCGGCAGGGACGGCGAGCACTACAACCAGTGGGGCCTCTACCAAATCTCCTGGAGCAGGCAGGGTCTGAGGGTGCCTTTGCCCACTGCACTCGGGAATACTCACCAAACGGTCGAGCAGAGATAGCCTATGAAGAAATGCGACTGTTGGATGGGCAGCCCTGCCGGATCCGCCTACATATGGGCGGCCTGCGCAAGAGGGTGGccttcctgctgctgccaccaggGCAGGTGAGCCTACAGCAGACTCTTCCCTGGCTCCGAAGCACCCACAGCATCTATGTCATCTACCAGGTCTTCTGCTGTTCCTGGCTGCAGCTAGGGGTGTTGCCTACAGCCCATGAGACCCAGCTACTCCGGTTACAACGGTCACTGCCTGTTGCCTTCTCCTGCCTCAAGTTTTCACTGAAGCCCAAGGGGGTGCTAGGACCACAAAAGCCCCTGACCAAAGACCCACTGCCCCATGGGGCCAAATGGGTCAGACCCAACCTCAGCATCATGCCATCTCTGGCCCCATCAGCCCCTACCGATACCCTCGAAGCTGCTGATGTGCCTCTACCTGTCCCAGCCCCACCTACACCACCTCCCCAGGAAGGGCCAGAGGGCAGACCCACCAGATGCTCCTACAAGGGCCGAAACCCATTCCGAAGGGGACCCCAGATGCTGTCAG AGAACTGGCTCTTCAGCCCCCGCAGCCCTCCACCAGGAGTCCAGGGTGGGGGCCCCGGGGACCCCGACCGGCACTCCATGTCCCTGCCCCTGCTGCAGGGTCTGTCCTCGGAGTTCGACAGCGACGACTGA
- the LOC124252161 gene encoding olfactory receptor 52W1, with protein sequence MAEAPQPNSTFPRPSFFIMAGIPGLGDAQAWMTLVFGPMYLLALLGNGAVLAVVQIDSTLHQPMFLLLATLAATDLSLATSIAPGLLAVLWLGPQPVPYAACLVQMFFVHALTAVESGVLLAMACDRAVAVGRPLHYPILVTKARVGYAVLVLALKAVAIVVPFPLLVARFEHFRAKTIDHAYCAHMAVAELVVGNTWANNLYGLALSLAVSGVDILGISGSYGLIAHAVLRLPTREARAKAFGTCSSHICVILAFYVPGLFSYLTHRFGRHTVPKPVHILLSNIYLLLPPALNPLIYGARTKQIRDRLLETFTFRKGQF encoded by the coding sequence ATGGCAGAAGCTCCACAGCCCAACTCCACCTTCCCACGCCCAAGCTTCTTCATAATGGCTGGCATTCCAGGGCTAGGGGATGCCCAGGCCTGGATGACACTGGTCTTCGGGCCCATGTATCTGCTGGCCTTGCTGGGCAATGGAGCAGTGCTGGCAGTGGTGCAGATAGACTCCACACTACACCAGCCCATGTTTCTACTCCTGGCCACGCTGGCAGCCACAGACCTGAGCTTAGCCACATCTATAGCCCCAGGGTTGCTGGCCGTGCTGTGGCTTGGGCCCCAGCCTGTGCCATATGCTGCCTGCCTTGTGCAGATGTTCTTTGTTCATGCGCTGACTGCCGTGGAATCTGGTGTACTGCTGGCCATGGCCTGTGATCGTGCTGTAGCAGTAGGGCGTCCACTGCATTACCCTATTCTAGTCACCAAAGCCCGTGTGGGCTATGCAGTCCTGGTACTGGCACTGAAAGCTGTGGCTATTGTTGTGCCTTTCCCTCTGCTGGTGGCACGATTTGAGCACTTCCGAGCCAAGACCATAGACCACGCCTACTGTGCACACATGGCAGTGGCAGAGCTTGTAGTAGGGAACACATGGGCCAACAACTTGTACGGGCTGGCACTTTCCCTGGCCGTGTCAGGTGTAGATATTCTGGGCATCAGTGGCTCCTATGGGCTCATTGCTCATGCTGTGCTGCGGCTGCCTACCCGAGAGGCCCGTGCCAAGGCATTTGGTACATGTAGTTCCCACATCTGTGTCATTCTGGCCTTCTATGTGCCTGGTCTTTTCTCCTACCTCACACACCGCTTTGGTCGTCACACTGTCCCAAAGCCCGTGCATATCCTTCTCTCTAACATCTATTTGCTGCTGCCACCTGCCCTCAACCCTCTCATCTATGGGGCCCGCACCAAGCAGATCAGGGACCGGCTACTGGAAACTTTCACATTCAGAAAAGGCCAGTTCTAA